The following coding sequences lie in one Numida meleagris isolate 19003 breed g44 Domestic line chromosome Z, NumMel1.0, whole genome shotgun sequence genomic window:
- the LOC110389618 gene encoding actin-3-like — protein sequence MPPVMSPPSSCDAGRHSGSSQSTLQGASPRCPMASGLAARYKDLCAVVIDTGMGHTRTGLAGDERPRSVVPSQGKDGPILTHGVVTDWDRLEELWHGIFYHELAVCPEELAVLATEAPLSPITNREKVAELLFEGFGVPAMHMMPRSVLVAYSYGHTTGVVLGSGAGTSYVAAVQDGYALPHASFRLDLAGYDLTAYLGQMLAARGVQLPTETLQHLKEIHCCCHPPGAHPELMKPLLQDEYSCCAEALFTPEALGMPGQGLLEMAACSLHISGAQPGNPALLLAGGTTLLCGFAQRMDQGLGRGHPAAAPRCHVAAWLGGSIAASLDAFQDSWLLQNIYIESGPSAVYRHCF from the coding sequence aTGCCACCAGTGATGTCACCTCCCTCCAGCTGTGATGCAGGCAGGCACTCTGGCAGCTCACAATCCACCCTGCAGGGAGCCAGCCCCAGATGTCCAATGGCCTCTGGTTTGGCAGCAAGGTACAAGGATCTTTGTGCTGTTGTCATTGACACAGGGATGGGCCACACTAGGACTGGGCTGGCTGGGGATGAGAGACCACGATCAGTGGTGCCCAGCCAGGGCAAGGATGGCCCCATTCTCACCCACGGTGTGGTCACTGACTGGGATAGGCTGGAAGAGCTGTGGCATGGCATATTCTACCATGAGCTGGCTGTGTGCCCTgaggagctggctgtgctggctACCGAAGCCCCACTGTCCCCCATCACCAACCGTGAGAAGGTGGCTGAGCTACTCTTTGAGGGCTTTGGTGTGCCAGCCATGCATATGATGCCCCGCTCCGTGCTTGTTGCCTATTCCTATGGCCATACCACTGGTGTGGTGCTGGGCTCTGGTGCAGGCACATCGTATGTGGCGGCAGTACAGGATGGCTATGCACTGCCCCACGCCTCCTTCCGCCTGGACTTGGCTGGGTATGACCTCACAGCCTACCTGGGCCAGATGCTGGCAGCCCGCGGAGTGCAACTGCCGACAGAGACACTTCAGCACCTGAAGGAGATACACTGCTGTTGCCACCCACCTGGTGCCCACCCTGAGCTCATGAAGCCCCTCCTTCAGGATGAATactcctgctgtgctgaggcCCTCTTCACCCCTGAGGCCCTGGGGATGCCAGGCCAGGGCCTACTGGAGATGGCAGCCTGCTCCCTGCACATCAGTGGGGCCCAACCTGGCAACCCCGCACTGCTGCTGGCGGGGGGCACCACATTGCTGTGTGGCTTTGCTCAGCGCATGGATCAGGGCCTGGGCAGGGggcaccctgctgctgccccccGCTGCCATGTTGCTGCCTGGCTAGGAGGCTCCATTGCTGCTTCCCTTGATGCCTTCCAGGACTCGTGGCTCTTGCAGAATATCTACATCGAGAGTGGCCCCAGTGCTGTGTACCGGCACTGCTTCTGA
- the LYRM7 gene encoding complex III assembly factor LYRM7 isoform X6 yields MCKRHAALRLFKLLHRTRQEVFKNDTRALEAARQKINDEFKNNQNETSEEKINELLKIASDVEMILRTSVIQAVHTDSNKILLLPRKDLLQDNIPYSDKPTKKHES; encoded by the exons GCTTTGAGGCTTTTTAAATTGTTACATAGAACTCGGcaagaagtttttaaaaatgatacaaGAGCCCTTGAAG CTGCAAGACAGAAGATAAATGACGAATTCAAAAATAACCAAAATGAGacatctgaagagaaaataaatgag CTTCTGAAAATAGCTTCAGATGTTGAAATGATTCTCAGAACTTCTGTTATTCAGGCAGTTCACACAGATTCCAACAAAATAT tgcTCTTACCCAGGAAGGATCTACTACAAGACAATATTCCTTACTCTGATAAACCAACAAAAAAGCATGAATCTTGA